A single window of Pelorhabdus rhamnosifermentans DNA harbors:
- a CDS encoding radical SAM/SPASM domain-containing protein, with amino-acid sequence MQAKVAPKFSMKSRAKLEAIIPLRTPFLVYVDPASVCNFQCEFCASGDREAIRKNGHGRGIMDYELFKKIVDDMSAFKDKIKVIRLFKEGEPLMNPRLPEMIRYAKKSGIFESIDFTTNGSLLNPQKNLEIIEAGLDSITISVEAMSSDKYLMIAKANINFDEYVANIKHFYNNKKKCIIYIKILKNYLDDGEEDLFYKTFSNIADQVFVERIVPNWPEYDMSKFNKNFDLNLYGKEIVKKEVCPHIFYSLAINVTGSVSACCTDWQQNLIVGDINKETLNDIWHGKALYELRKLHLQKKKQQHKTCRSCGAIDYCAPDNIDYFAEELLKKLADCGRKNI; translated from the coding sequence ATGCAAGCAAAAGTGGCACCTAAATTTTCTATGAAAAGCCGTGCAAAATTGGAAGCAATTATTCCATTGCGGACACCTTTTTTAGTATATGTAGATCCTGCAAGTGTATGTAATTTTCAATGCGAATTTTGTGCAAGCGGAGATCGTGAAGCTATTCGTAAAAATGGACACGGACGGGGTATTATGGATTATGAACTGTTTAAAAAAATTGTAGATGATATGTCTGCATTTAAAGATAAAATTAAAGTTATTAGATTATTTAAAGAAGGAGAACCATTGATGAATCCTAGGCTGCCTGAAATGATCAGGTATGCTAAAAAAAGTGGTATATTTGAAAGTATTGATTTTACGACAAATGGTTCCTTACTTAATCCACAAAAGAATTTAGAGATCATTGAAGCGGGTTTGGATAGTATTACGATTTCTGTTGAAGCTATGTCATCAGATAAATATCTAATGATTGCCAAAGCAAATATTAATTTTGATGAATATGTTGCGAATATAAAACATTTTTATAATAATAAGAAAAAGTGTATAATCTATATTAAAATTTTAAAAAATTATTTAGATGATGGGGAAGAAGATTTATTTTATAAAACATTTAGTAATATTGCTGATCAAGTTTTTGTTGAAAGAATAGTTCCTAATTGGCCGGAGTATGATATGAGTAAATTCAATAAAAATTTTGATTTGAATCTTTATGGAAAAGAAATTGTTAAGAAAGAAGTTTGTCCTCATATTTTTTATTCTTTAGCAATAAATGTTACTGGAAGTGTAAGCGCATGCTGCACGGATTGGCAACAAAACTTAATTGTTGGAGATATAAACAAGGAAACATTGAATGATATTTGGCATGGTAAGGCATTATATGAACTTCGAAAACTGCATTTACAGAAAAAGAAACAACAGCATAAGACCTGTCGGAGTTGTGGGGCAATTGATTATTGTGCGCCGGATAACATTGATTATTTTGCTGAAGAGTTACTTAAAAAATTAGCTGATTGTGGAAGAAAAAACATTTAA
- a CDS encoding radical SAM/SPASM domain-containing protein, translated as MQNSNVNRKKIEQERREKLRIEKPLVYEKVLKINDKYLNGESVAMLDISYDYICNFKCEHCCNNSFQVKDRSLTIDDLRNISEQADQLGLFQFTLTGGEPLLFKDLDNIIQALNPEKFHISVNTNGYLLTYNMAKHLKEIGVDKVKISIDSFRKDKHNQIRHNSQAYTHAFEALFNAQKAGLHVVAQHVATRQNTQTQDTVELAKFAQKNDFALDVLIAKALGQWEGNHDVLINEEDAAFLRELHKEYPVVWRDVFPAYGLEKGCISVNSILGITKYGDVLPCPFIHIGIGNIFEESLKDIIDRGLRIKHFKEFRTKCLSGEDRCFIDTYMTKFYGKPLPIHWSEAFSDEDFIDGIAK; from the coding sequence ATGCAGAATAGTAATGTGAATAGAAAGAAAATTGAGCAAGAAAGAAGAGAAAAGCTTAGAATCGAAAAGCCATTAGTATATGAAAAAGTTTTAAAAATAAATGATAAGTATCTGAATGGTGAAAGTGTAGCCATGCTTGATATTTCATATGATTATATATGTAATTTCAAGTGTGAGCATTGTTGTAATAATAGTTTCCAAGTAAAAGACAGGAGCCTAACAATTGATGATTTGCGGAATATTTCTGAACAAGCTGATCAACTTGGTTTATTTCAATTTACTCTTACAGGTGGAGAACCACTTTTATTTAAAGATTTAGATAATATAATTCAAGCACTAAATCCAGAAAAATTTCACATATCTGTAAATACGAATGGATACTTACTTACTTATAATATGGCTAAACATCTAAAGGAAATAGGTGTGGATAAAGTAAAAATTAGCATTGATAGCTTTCGAAAAGATAAGCATAATCAAATTAGACATAATTCGCAAGCCTATACTCATGCTTTTGAAGCGCTTTTTAATGCTCAAAAAGCAGGATTACATGTAGTAGCACAACATGTAGCAACGAGGCAGAATACGCAAACTCAAGACACAGTTGAATTGGCAAAATTTGCACAGAAAAATGATTTTGCTCTTGATGTTTTAATAGCTAAGGCACTTGGCCAATGGGAGGGCAACCATGATGTGCTGATTAATGAAGAGGATGCTGCTTTTTTAAGAGAATTACACAAGGAATATCCAGTAGTGTGGAGAGATGTTTTTCCCGCTTATGGTTTAGAAAAAGGCTGTATCAGTGTAAATTCAATATTAGGAATAACTAAATACGGTGATGTATTACCGTGTCCTTTTATTCATATAGGAATAGGAAATATTTTTGAGGAATCGCTAAAGGATATTATTGATAGAGGACTTAGAATAAAGCATTTTAAAGAATTTAGAACCAAATGTTTATCAGGTGAAGATAGGTGTTTTATTGACACATATATGACAAAATTTTATGGCAAACCATTGCCAATCCATTGGTCGGAAGCTTTTTCTGATGAGGATTTTATTGATGGTATTGCAAAATAG
- a CDS encoding IS1634 family transposase produces MSRGKSKGCFATFVERKSPALYTALKMHDRSSHSTGKKRLKYLCSTLIGRLDAATGEIVPTDGRGHKKTEPAVQPKQGPIPISHTDRRFFGATYLFDRISEKIGVTADLKQCFPKDYKKILSIVYYLIFEDANLLCRFGRWSRIHRHPFSTDITSQRSSELFASVTEEAKSQFFCLQGKRRVEKEFWAYDSTSISSYSEHLQQVRYGKNKDYDPLHQINLALLFGKKSNLPFYYRKLAGNIPNVKTVRELVKELNILGYERIKLVMDRGFYSAGNINELFKNHYKFIVSASTALSYAKAAIKKQGTLMRSWQNYSEKYELYYYSESIAWDYTQERLYKGDAIKGSKRMYLHFYYNPEKAIEDGKNFNRYMSKLQNELLTGKHFSEHEAAYKKYFETKETPIRGIQIAPRQGAMDEARSRCGCFLLLSNEVKDAIPTLELYRNRDVVEKAFGNLKERLNGRRTLVSSNQSPEGKLFVEFIALIYLSYIKKKMEEKDLFKKYTLQSLLDELDVIECYEEPGKAVIVGEILRKQVQIYEDLGVGAPVDETSLD; encoded by the coding sequence TTGAGCCGTGGAAAAAGCAAAGGTTGTTTTGCTACATTTGTAGAACGAAAAAGTCCTGCCCTCTATACAGCTCTAAAAATGCATGACCGATCTTCCCATAGCACAGGCAAAAAGCGATTGAAATATCTCTGCAGCACGCTTATTGGTCGCTTAGATGCCGCAACCGGTGAGATCGTTCCTACCGATGGTCGAGGGCACAAGAAAACTGAGCCTGCTGTACAGCCCAAACAAGGTCCGATTCCAATTTCCCATACGGATCGCCGCTTTTTCGGCGCTACTTACCTTTTCGACAGAATCAGCGAAAAGATTGGTGTCACCGCTGACCTAAAACAATGCTTTCCTAAGGACTATAAGAAGATTTTGTCGATTGTTTATTACTTGATCTTTGAAGATGCGAATCTATTATGCCGTTTCGGCAGATGGTCACGAATACATCGTCATCCGTTTTCTACAGATATTACTTCACAACGCAGTTCAGAACTTTTTGCTTCGGTTACGGAGGAAGCAAAAAGCCAGTTCTTCTGTTTGCAGGGAAAACGACGTGTCGAGAAAGAGTTTTGGGCATATGACTCGACCTCTATTTCCAGTTATTCCGAGCACCTCCAGCAAGTCCGTTATGGAAAGAATAAGGATTATGACCCTCTTCATCAAATCAATTTGGCTTTGCTGTTTGGTAAGAAATCCAATCTGCCATTCTATTATCGCAAGCTGGCCGGAAATATTCCGAATGTAAAAACCGTTCGTGAATTAGTAAAAGAGTTGAATATCCTTGGATATGAACGAATCAAATTAGTTATGGATCGCGGCTTTTACAGTGCTGGAAATATAAATGAGCTCTTTAAGAATCATTACAAATTTATTGTTTCTGCCAGCACAGCACTTTCCTATGCAAAAGCGGCTATTAAGAAACAGGGCACTTTGATGAGGTCCTGGCAGAATTACAGCGAAAAATATGAGCTGTACTATTACAGTGAAAGCATTGCCTGGGATTATACGCAAGAACGGCTATACAAGGGGGATGCTATTAAGGGCAGCAAAAGAATGTATCTACATTTCTATTACAATCCGGAAAAGGCTATCGAAGATGGGAAGAACTTTAATCGATACATGTCAAAGCTGCAAAATGAACTTTTAACTGGGAAGCATTTTTCAGAGCATGAAGCTGCTTATAAGAAGTACTTTGAAACAAAGGAAACGCCTATACGCGGCATCCAAATCGCGCCAAGGCAGGGAGCTATGGATGAAGCGCGCAGCAGATGTGGTTGTTTTCTTCTCTTAAGCAATGAAGTAAAGGATGCTATTCCAACATTAGAACTTTACCGAAACCGTGATGTCGTAGAAAAAGCATTCGGTAATCTTAAAGAGCGGTTGAATGGTCGGCGCACACTGGTATCTTCAAATCAAAGCCCGGAAGGAAAACTATTTGTAGAATTTATTGCACTCATTTATCTTTCTTACATCAAAAAGAAGATGGAAGAAAAAGATTTGTTTAAAAAATATACCTTGCAGTCTCTACTGGATGAATTAGATGTTATTGAATGTTATGAAGAGCCTGGGAAAGCCGTTATTGTTGGTGAAATACTACGCAAGCAGGTTCAAATTTATGAAGATCTTGGTGTGGGTGCGCCTGTTGATGAAACCTCGTTAGATTAA
- a CDS encoding radical SAM/SPASM domain-containing protein — translation MSTEREFTIINRQGRQILKDIMPLKKPLSIFIEPTNICNFRCAPCVHGNEKTRNDLKPFINMDMELFNKIINNIKSWDGNKLKLVRLAALGEPLLHPNFLNMVRITKEADIAERVDTFTNASLLDKNTCEKLVDYGLDYIRVSIYSVIQNKHNEITRTNIDIQKIRQNVANLRRIRDEKGSRKPYILVKMFDTYSEENDIFINMYKDIADKVEFEKVNNATKYSGLDLIKAYYNDETKEEATKEDLQSHLNQHIACPKPFMSLVINSNGDVLICTHDAPKATKIASVKDKSLAEIWKSNELFEFRKMHLEGNKHLNYICKNCDWYKLFPMEDNVDGFPIEKLKS, via the coding sequence TTGAGTACTGAAAGAGAGTTTACTATAATCAATAGGCAGGGCAGGCAAATACTTAAAGATATTATGCCTTTAAAAAAACCATTATCAATTTTTATTGAACCTACTAATATATGTAATTTTAGATGTGCTCCATGCGTTCATGGAAATGAAAAAACACGTAATGATTTAAAGCCATTCATCAATATGGACATGGAGTTATTCAATAAAATAATAAATAATATAAAAAGCTGGGACGGAAATAAGCTTAAACTTGTACGGCTTGCAGCATTGGGGGAGCCTTTGCTGCATCCTAATTTTCTAAATATGGTCCGAATTACTAAAGAAGCAGATATTGCTGAACGGGTTGATACCTTTACTAATGCATCACTACTTGATAAAAATACATGCGAAAAACTAGTTGATTATGGATTAGATTACATTCGAGTTTCTATTTATTCGGTTATACAGAATAAACATAATGAGATAACAAGGACCAATATTGATATACAAAAGATACGCCAAAATGTGGCTAATTTGCGCAGAATTCGAGATGAAAAAGGATCTAGAAAACCGTATATTCTAGTAAAAATGTTTGATACTTATAGTGAAGAAAATGATATTTTTATAAATATGTATAAAGATATTGCTGATAAGGTTGAATTTGAAAAAGTTAATAATGCCACGAAATACAGTGGACTTGATTTAATTAAAGCATATTATAATGATGAGACTAAAGAAGAAGCTACGAAAGAAGATCTTCAAAGTCATTTGAATCAACACATTGCTTGTCCAAAACCATTTATGTCATTAGTTATAAACAGTAATGGCGATGTGCTTATTTGTACTCATGATGCACCAAAAGCAACTAAAATTGCTAGTGTCAAAGATAAGAGTTTGGCAGAAATATGGAAAAGTAATGAGCTGTTTGAATTTAGAAAAATGCATTTAGAAGGGAATAAGCATTTAAATTATATATGTAAAAACTGTGATTGGTATAAATTATTTCCCATGGAAGATAATGTTGATGGTTTTCCTATTGAAAAATTGAAAAGTTAA
- a CDS encoding KdsC family phosphatase: MIMIKLFLMDIDGVLTDGKIIVNSTGEEYKTFCFKDFDAFSELKTRGIVVGAITGENTPITEYIKKRVPWDYFYSGIKNKFAIIKEICKKEQVLFSEVGYIGDGKYDLTPLSYVGLAVCPKDAIPEAKEVAHVCLSRNGGEGCIWELINVIDKFNAKSRL, from the coding sequence ATGATTATGATTAAACTTTTTTTGATGGATATTGACGGAGTTTTAACTGATGGGAAAATAATAGTCAATTCTACGGGAGAAGAATACAAAACCTTCTGTTTTAAAGACTTTGATGCCTTTAGTGAATTAAAAACAAGAGGTATCGTAGTTGGTGCCATTACGGGTGAAAATACACCGATTACGGAATATATAAAGAAGCGGGTTCCGTGGGATTATTTTTATAGCGGTATTAAAAATAAATTTGCCATTATTAAAGAAATATGTAAAAAAGAACAGGTATTATTTTCTGAAGTAGGCTATATTGGGGATGGAAAATATGATCTTACTCCACTATCCTATGTGGGATTAGCAGTATGTCCGAAAGATGCAATTCCCGAAGCGAAAGAGGTTGCACATGTATGTTTATCCCGAAACGGTGGAGAAGGTTGTATATGGGAACTCATTAACGTGATCGATAAATTTAATGCCAAGAGTCGCCTATAA
- a CDS encoding thiamine pyrophosphate-binding protein, with protein MIKLSDYVINFLEHKGVKTVFMLPGGGCMHLVDSLGKNERIEYICCLHEQAAAIAAEAYSQHTNHIGVGLVTTGPGGTNTITGVTAAWIDSTPCLFISGQVKRSDLINDTGVRQMGNQEVDIVSIVKPITKYAKMVLKPEKIRYHLEKAYYYAMQGRRGPVWIDIPLDVQAAMIDETSLVGFTPDFEERNKDLSESVEKFIELINQAKRPVVIVGNGVKLAHAEPLCLDFIERANIPMLLTWKTIDLVDENYPLQFGCPGTLGHRGANFILQNADLLIVLGSRLDSSLTAFNHTNFAPKAKKVMVDIDRTEIDKMQFPVELSIVADIKEFLQDLCQQKKQIICKDQVEWLNYCKRMKTSYPVVLPKYYEDKEYVNSYVFIDKLCNFLTSQDVIVPESSGSAGEITYQAFKIKKGQKMKNAAGLGAMGFGLPYAIGACLANDKKRTILINGDGAFQLNIQELATLAGHKLPIKIFIWDNGGYASIMGTQRKFFEGHYVASNQESKLYLPDLKKVAEAYGLKTFCIANHGEMEEKIQAVLKQDGPVLCQVKVSPMQMTAPKVQAMKLPDGNMVSKPLEDMWPYLDEAEIQWNMITGEEKSL; from the coding sequence ATGATAAAATTATCGGATTATGTAATAAATTTTTTAGAACATAAGGGAGTCAAGACAGTCTTTATGCTTCCAGGTGGCGGTTGCATGCATTTAGTCGATTCGCTGGGGAAAAACGAAAGAATCGAGTATATATGCTGTCTTCATGAACAAGCAGCTGCTATTGCGGCTGAGGCATATAGTCAGCATACGAATCATATAGGTGTAGGTCTTGTTACGACGGGACCAGGCGGAACGAATACTATTACAGGCGTTACGGCAGCATGGATTGACTCCACTCCCTGTCTGTTCATTTCAGGTCAGGTGAAACGCTCGGATTTGATAAATGATACGGGTGTCCGTCAAATGGGTAACCAGGAAGTCGATATTGTATCTATTGTAAAACCGATTACAAAGTATGCGAAAATGGTGCTTAAGCCAGAGAAAATACGTTATCATCTAGAAAAGGCTTATTATTATGCGATGCAGGGAAGAAGAGGGCCTGTCTGGATTGATATTCCGCTAGATGTGCAAGCAGCTATGATTGATGAAACTTCCTTAGTTGGATTTACACCGGATTTTGAAGAGAGAAATAAAGATTTGTCTGAATCAGTCGAAAAGTTCATCGAGTTAATTAATCAGGCAAAAAGACCCGTTGTTATTGTAGGAAATGGAGTAAAGCTAGCTCATGCGGAGCCGCTATGCTTAGATTTCATAGAAAGAGCAAATATTCCGATGCTGTTGACTTGGAAAACTATTGACTTAGTTGACGAAAACTATCCGCTTCAATTTGGCTGTCCAGGGACCCTGGGACATCGAGGAGCTAATTTTATTCTGCAGAATGCCGATTTATTGATTGTGCTTGGCAGTCGACTGGATTCTAGTTTAACGGCTTTCAATCATACGAATTTTGCGCCGAAAGCAAAAAAAGTAATGGTCGATATTGATCGTACAGAAATAGACAAGATGCAGTTTCCTGTTGAGTTGTCTATTGTAGCTGATATAAAAGAGTTTCTACAAGATCTTTGTCAGCAAAAAAAACAGATTATTTGTAAAGACCAAGTAGAATGGCTGAACTATTGTAAAAGAATGAAAACTAGTTATCCCGTAGTGCTGCCAAAGTATTATGAGGATAAAGAGTATGTGAACTCTTATGTTTTTATCGATAAATTGTGTAACTTTTTGACTTCGCAAGATGTTATTGTACCAGAAAGCTCCGGTAGTGCTGGAGAAATTACTTATCAGGCCTTTAAAATCAAAAAAGGACAAAAAATGAAAAATGCCGCTGGCCTTGGGGCGATGGGATTTGGTTTGCCCTATGCGATCGGAGCGTGTCTGGCAAATGATAAAAAAAGAACCATTTTAATTAATGGTGATGGAGCCTTTCAGCTTAATATTCAAGAGTTGGCTACATTGGCGGGACATAAATTACCCATAAAAATATTTATTTGGGATAATGGCGGATATGCCAGTATTATGGGAACACAAAGAAAGTTTTTTGAAGGGCATTATGTTGCCAGCAATCAGGAAAGCAAGTTGTATTTGCCGGACCTTAAGAAAGTGGCAGAAGCATATGGTTTGAAAACATTTTGTATTGCGAATCACGGGGAAATGGAAGAAAAAATACAAGCGGTATTAAAGCAGGATGGTCCAGTACTATGCCAAGTAAAAGTTTCACCTATGCAAATGACGGCTCCTAAGGTACAAGCGATGAAATTACCTGATGGAAATATGGTATCAAAACCTCTAGAAGACATGTGGCCGTATCTTGACGAAGCAGAAATTCAATGGAATATGATTACAGGAGAAGAAAAATCACTATGA
- a CDS encoding N-acetylneuraminate synthase family protein → MHKVFFIAEIGINHNGDMNLAKQLIDVACQAGCDAVKFQKRTIDKVYTPEFLASSRQSPWGTTQREQKEGLEFNQEQYEEIDRYCSQKKIEWFASTWDVDAQKFLRNFNLKYNKIASAMLGNFALLEEVAWEKRHTFISTGMSTYEEIDAAVALFQKYHCPYEILHCNSTYPMQTEDANLRLIPELRKKYQCDVGFSSHEIGYVATLGAVALGAVTIERHITLNRNMYGSDQKASIEPQGLFSLVKDIRAMEQALGNGEKILDEKEMAVRKKLRG, encoded by the coding sequence ATGCATAAAGTGTTTTTTATCGCAGAAATAGGAATTAATCATAATGGGGATATGAATCTTGCCAAACAGCTAATTGATGTTGCCTGTCAAGCTGGGTGTGATGCCGTAAAATTTCAAAAACGTACGATTGATAAGGTATATACACCAGAGTTTTTAGCTAGTTCACGTCAAAGTCCCTGGGGAACGACGCAGCGGGAGCAAAAAGAGGGACTTGAATTTAATCAGGAACAATATGAAGAAATAGATCGGTATTGCAGTCAAAAAAAGATTGAATGGTTTGCATCGACTTGGGATGTCGACGCTCAAAAATTTTTGCGGAATTTTAACTTGAAGTACAATAAAATTGCTTCAGCTATGCTCGGAAATTTTGCTTTGCTGGAAGAAGTTGCTTGGGAAAAAAGACATACTTTTATTTCAACTGGGATGAGCACTTATGAAGAGATTGATGCAGCGGTTGCGTTGTTTCAAAAATATCATTGTCCTTACGAAATTCTTCACTGCAATAGTACCTATCCTATGCAGACAGAGGATGCTAACTTACGCTTAATTCCAGAATTGCGTAAAAAGTATCAGTGCGATGTCGGTTTCAGCAGCCATGAAATCGGTTATGTGGCTACATTAGGTGCTGTTGCGTTAGGAGCGGTGACAATTGAACGGCATATTACACTTAATCGGAATATGTATGGTTCCGATCAAAAAGCTTCGATTGAGCCACAAGGTTTATTTTCATTAGTAAAAGATATACGAGCGATGGAACAAGCATTAGGAAATGGAGAAAAAATTCTGGATGAAAAAGAAATGGCGGTTCGGAAAAAACTCCGGGGGTAA
- the rfbH gene encoding lipopolysaccharide biosynthesis protein RfbH gives MRDEIELEKKLRQQAIEAAVKHYKVKHKKENDFKPGDRISYGGRVFDEQEIINLIDASLDFWLTTGKYAEKFEKDFAEFLGVKHCSLTNSGSSANLLAFMALTSHKLGERRVKKGDEVITVAAAFPTTVAPIIQYGAIPVFVDVTLPSYNIDITQLEAAISDKTKAVMLAHTLGNAFDLQAVKEFCDKHKLWLVEDNCDALGTKYFYNGEWKYTGTIGHIGTSSFYPPHHMTMGEGGAVYTNDAQLKRLVESFRDWGRDCWCPSGHDDTCKHRFNQQFGDLPVGYDHKYVYSHFGYNLKVTDMQASIGCAQLEKLLAFIQKRQANWSYLRKKLNDLKDIFILPEPSENSQPSWFGFVLTVKEASGICRESLINYLEERGIQTRMLFAGNLIKHPCFDEMRKAGQGYRVVGDLIHTDCIMKNTFWIGVYPGLTQDKLSYMVNEIKAYCKKHSK, from the coding sequence ATGAGGGATGAAATAGAATTAGAAAAAAAACTAAGACAACAGGCTATTGAAGCCGCTGTCAAGCATTATAAAGTAAAACATAAAAAAGAAAATGACTTTAAGCCAGGCGATCGTATTTCTTATGGTGGTCGTGTTTTTGATGAACAAGAAATTATAAACTTAATCGATGCTTCCTTGGATTTTTGGCTAACTACAGGTAAGTATGCCGAAAAGTTTGAGAAAGATTTTGCTGAATTTTTAGGGGTGAAGCACTGCTCTTTAACTAATTCTGGTTCATCAGCTAATCTTTTGGCGTTTATGGCACTAACCTCTCACAAATTGGGTGAACGCAGAGTCAAGAAAGGTGATGAAGTTATCACAGTGGCAGCGGCCTTCCCGACAACTGTCGCACCTATTATTCAATATGGGGCTATTCCTGTATTTGTGGATGTGACATTACCTTCATATAATATTGATATTACACAATTGGAGGCTGCCATATCTGATAAAACCAAAGCAGTTATGCTTGCACATACTCTAGGTAATGCTTTTGATTTACAGGCAGTGAAAGAATTTTGTGATAAGCATAAGCTATGGTTAGTTGAAGATAATTGTGATGCACTAGGAACAAAATATTTTTACAACGGTGAGTGGAAGTATACGGGGACAATTGGTCATATAGGTACCTCTAGCTTTTATCCACCACACCATATGACTATGGGGGAAGGCGGAGCGGTATATACAAATGATGCGCAGTTAAAGCGATTGGTTGAATCATTTCGTGATTGGGGACGGGATTGCTGGTGTCCATCCGGGCATGATGATACATGCAAACATCGATTTAATCAACAGTTTGGTGATTTGCCGGTAGGGTATGACCATAAATATGTTTATTCTCATTTTGGCTATAATTTGAAGGTTACTGATATGCAAGCGTCTATTGGTTGTGCACAATTAGAAAAATTACTGGCTTTTATTCAAAAACGACAAGCTAATTGGAGTTATTTGCGCAAGAAACTGAATGATTTAAAAGATATTTTTATATTACCTGAACCTAGTGAAAATAGCCAACCGAGCTGGTTTGGCTTTGTGCTAACGGTAAAAGAAGCGAGCGGTATTTGTCGAGAGAGTTTGATCAATTATTTAGAAGAACGAGGCATTCAGACCAGAATGCTATTCGCAGGTAATCTCATTAAACATCCTTGTTTTGATGAGATGAGAAAGGCTGGACAAGGATATCGAGTCGTGGGTGATTTGATTCATACAGATTGTATTATGAAAAATACGTTTTGGATCGGTGTCTACCCCGGTTTGACACAGGATAAATTGTCATATATGGTAAACGAGATTAAAGCGTATTGTAAGAAACATAGTAAATAA
- a CDS encoding FkbM family methyltransferase, whose product MINYKSELIQFLKNSNSTEKSYAQKIISKLKESKYICIFGAGQMGRSLACLFRELNIDIKVDFFCDNDKEKWGQVVCNEITCISPTTLKSYKESVAIIIATKYYEEIVEQLKKEGITNLYPIVTFFYFKNNILYGNNASKIELIQDKLSQVMDALADEQSQRVALQLVKNWFAESPAHIDYKSICTANQYFDDSVIKLGDKEIFVDAGAYDGGTILEFLQKVQNKFTTIYSFELDRKNFSILEETMVKMDSALKSKIHIYNIGLWDKRKTIRYNELIQGSNIEDEGEIEGNVDALDNVLCNSKVTLIKMDIEGAELKALQGAAQSIKNYKPKMAICVYHNPEDLWEISLYLKSIVPEYKIYLRHYTTFESETVCYAVI is encoded by the coding sequence ATGATTAATTATAAAAGTGAGTTAATTCAATTTTTAAAAAATTCCAATTCAACGGAGAAAAGTTACGCACAGAAGATTATTAGTAAATTGAAAGAGTCTAAATATATCTGTATTTTTGGTGCTGGGCAAATGGGACGTTCTTTAGCGTGCTTATTTCGTGAATTGAATATTGATATAAAAGTCGACTTTTTTTGTGACAATGATAAAGAAAAATGGGGGCAAGTTGTTTGCAATGAAATAACTTGTATTTCTCCAACGACGCTTAAATCATATAAAGAGAGTGTTGCCATCATTATTGCTACTAAATATTATGAAGAAATAGTTGAACAACTTAAGAAAGAAGGAATTACTAATTTATATCCTATTGTGACTTTTTTTTATTTTAAAAATAATATTCTTTATGGGAATAATGCTAGTAAAATTGAACTTATTCAGGATAAATTATCTCAGGTGATGGATGCTCTTGCAGATGAACAGTCTCAACGAGTTGCATTGCAGTTAGTTAAAAATTGGTTTGCGGAAAGTCCTGCGCATATAGATTATAAATCTATATGCACAGCAAACCAATATTTTGACGATTCTGTTATAAAACTTGGTGATAAGGAGATATTTGTTGATGCTGGAGCTTATGATGGCGGAACAATATTAGAATTTTTGCAAAAAGTACAGAATAAATTTACTACTATATATAGTTTTGAGTTGGATCGGAAAAATTTTTCGATTTTAGAGGAAACAATGGTTAAAATGGATAGTGCTCTTAAGAGTAAAATTCATATATATAATATAGGTTTATGGGATAAGCGAAAAACAATTAGATATAATGAATTGATTCAGGGTTCTAATATTGAGGACGAAGGTGAGATAGAAGGAAATGTAGATGCTCTAGATAATGTGCTATGCAATAGCAAAGTAACATTAATAAAAATGGATATTGAAGGAGCGGAGCTTAAAGCTCTGCAAGGAGCAGCACAAAGCATAAAAAACTATAAACCAAAAATGGCTATATGTGTGTATCATAATCCAGAAGATTTGTGGGAAATATCGTTATATCTTAAAAGTATTGTTCCAGAGTATAAAATTTATCTTAGACATTATACTACATTTGAATCTGAAACAGTATGCTACGCTGTTATTTAA